TATATTAATGAAGCAGTCTTCAACTCAAGGAGACTTATTTTGCTTTCTGTGAGTTAGAGCTACACTGTGAAAGACCCTCGAATCAAGTCGTGAGTCAGTCAGTCTAGCCAGACACTTCAGCACAgacctcttcatccctctcatcTATTCCTCTGTGACCCAGCTTCTCTCAAGTTCTCAGTGAGGATCCTTAGTCTCTGATTAGATAAAGGAGAAACTTCAGACAGCAATATTGCTCATTACAGTTCTTTAAGCCTGGCATGCAAAAGCTTCTTGGGACATGGAACCATTTTAAGAAATGATTTTGGGTACAAATTATACAAATTGACAGTGTAGCTTACTCACTTTATCTCTTGCATTGGGTTGTGTTTGTAGAGGCTGATTGAGGAGGAGAACATGCTGGCTCCGTCCTTGCAGCAGTTCTCTCTGCGTGTGGAGATGCTCCCGTCCTACATCCCCATCCGCGTGGCAGAGAAGATCCTGTTTGTCGGCGAGTCTGTGCAGATGTTTGAGAAGAACAACCAGAGTCCGTCCAGGGCCGGTGAGATAAGTTATTTGATTTACACCCTGCTAAATAAGACACTACACATTTTAGGGTTGGTTTTTGGTGCTGTTGCAGTTCTGCAGGTGTCAATGaaaatgtggtgtgttgtgggcTGAAGCTTAGACTTTGTAATgaagcactcaaagaatcctccatagaaatggatGGGGTTAGTTTTTCACGCCAGTATGGCAgctgtctacacatatcctgtcccttcctgtatgcctccccattcacttTAATAGGAACATAGATGCCCAATAACTTCCCATAGTGTGTTGAATAGGAACATAGATGCCCAATAACTGCCCAAAATGTGTTGAATAGGAACATATGTAACAGAGGTAGTTTTCCCTCTCCCACATTCTCTGCATTATGTTGTGTAAAATGAGAGACTCTTTACTGATAACACACAAAGGAAAAGCAAATGTATCAGGCACAGAGCGAGCCAGGCGCGTCAACTCCTGCCAAACACAGGTAAACCACACTTTAATAATACACTATACCAAAATCCGCTAGCCCGCAGTAAATGATAAAACGAGTTTGCTGGCATGCTCCACCTGCAGCCACGCTAACTGGCTGCAGCGTGAGAAAATCCTGCAATAATTATATCAATTATTACAACCTAATAAAACGCATGCATACTGTGCATGCTGCACCGAGAGAGTTATTATTTGACAGATACGAATATATAATTggcaaataataaaaacaacataacaGAAACATGACCGTAAGAAACCACCTACCTCTGCCTCACGATAGTCACAAAAGAGGCAGAGCTGAGGTAGCATGAAAAGTTAAGGGATTCCACCGTGGGAAAACCCCTACTGTACCCCAAGAGAGAAAAGATACTATGTATGAACTTGACCTGAAGTGGGGGGAGAAttcagtgaaacacactcaacccTGCTACACATAGATGCCCAATAACTGCCCATACAGTAGTGTGTTGAATAGGAACATAGATGCCCAATAACTTCCCAAAGTGTGTTGAATAGGAACATAGATGCCCAATAACTGCCCAAAGTGTGTTGCAAGATGggcgccgagtggagggacttgcttaaaaggactttggctgaAATCTCAGTGGAACCTTTCCTTAATCCGTTGATTTAAAGGTTCTCTAAGCACGATTGGGTGACGTCACTTCTGATGACGTTTGAAGTAttatcaaacaaaacagagagctagctagcgcctccctccctttccttcTCGTGCAACTGAAACTGTCATGAACAGTTTcagttgcacaggagggagagcgagggttggtgattggctggaacacagtttatgtttcatggtccaggctggatcaggctgtttttgttgccgtttttgaaacctgggctgtccacagggACCGCGTCAGGGCACATGCAGCTAGCGGATCATGAGATATTTGCTGTATGAGACAAAACATTTTCTATCTTAGACACAGCGTAACAAGACTAAGAGAACCTTTAATATCAGTGTATTGCATATTTGCCTTATCTATACCCTAGTTAcataattaatgtgtgtgtgtgtgtaactatgtgtgtgtttgataggcTCCATCCTGAAGCATCAGGAGGATATTTTTGCAGCTGACCTCCACAAGCTAAAGCAGCAGCCCCTCTTCAGCCTGGTGGACTTTGAGAACCTCATAGACAGAATCCGCAGCACCGTTGCTGAGGTTTGCTCCCTTATCCTACTACACAACACTTTAATTAGCCTAGCTGCATATTGCTCCCTTATCCTACTACACAACACTTTAATTAGCCTAGCTGCATATTGCTCCCTTACCCTACACACAACACTTTAATTAGCCTAGCTGCATATTGCTCCCTTATCCTACTACACAACACTTTAATTAGCCTAGCTGCATATTGCTCCCTTaccctacacacaacacacaacactttaATTAGCCTAGCTGCATATTGCTCCCTTaccctacacacaacacacaacacttaaATTAGCCTAGCTGCATATTGCTCCCTTaccctacacacaacacacaacactttaATTAGCCTAGCTGCATATTGCTCCCTTaccctacacacaacacacaacacttaaATTAGCCTAGCTGCATATTGCTCCCTTACCCTACACACAACACTTTAATTAGCCTAGCTGCATATTGCTCTCTTACCCTACACACAACACTTTAATTAGCCTAGCTGCATATTGCTCCCTTaccctacacacaacacacaacacttaaATTAGCCTAGCTGCATATTGCTCCCTTACCCTACTACACAACACTTTAATTAGCCTAGCTGCATATTGCTCCCTTACCCTACTACACAACACTTTAATTAGCCTAGCTGCATATTGCTCCCTTATCctactacacaacacacaacacttaaATTAGCTTAGCTGCATATTGCTCCCTTaccctacacacaacacacaacacttaaATTAGCCTAGCTGCATATTGCTCCCTTACCCTACACACAACACTTAAATTAGCCTAGCTGCATATTGCTCCCTTaccctacacacaacacacaacacttaaATTAGCCTAGCTGCATATTGCTCCCTTaccctacacacaacacacaacacttaaATTAGCCTAGCTGCATATTGCTCCCTTatcctacacacaacacacaacacttaaATTAGCCTAGCTGCATATTGCTCCCTTaccctacacacaacacacaacactttaATTAGCCTAGCTGCATATTGCTCCCTTACCCTACTACACAACACTTTAATTAGCCTAGCTGCATATTGCTCCCTTATCCTACTAcacaacactttttaattagCCTAGCTGCATATTGCTCCCTTACCCTACTACACAACACTTTAATTAGCCTAGCTGCATATTGCTCCCTTACCCTACACACAACACTTTAATTAGCCTAGCTGCATATTGCTCCCTTACCCTACACACAACACTTTAATTAGCCTAGCTGCATATTGCTCCCTTACCCTACACACAACACTTAAATTAGCCTAGCTGCATATTGCTCCCTTaccctacacacaacacacaacacttaaATTAGCCTAGCTGCATATTGCTCCCTTaccctacacacaacacacaacacttaaATTAGCCTAGCTGCATATTGCTCCCTTaccctacacacaacacacaacacttaaATTAGCCTAGCTGCATATTGCTCCCTTACCCTACACACAACACTTAAATTAGCCTAGCCACATATTTAAATTCGCCTAGCTGCATATTTAAATTTGCGTAGCTGCATATTTAAATGAGCCTTACGACATATTTAAATGATCCTAGCAACATATTTAAATGAGCCTAGCAGCATATTTAAATGAGCCTAGCTGCATATTTAAAAATGAGTACAGCCACCAGGTTTTACAGTCGTGGTCCGCTCTGTTGAGTAGATTTCCACCCACTGCCTGTCCATGTCAGTGTTGCGTTTATAAGTAATAACTGTCCTCTGTGTTTGCAGCATCTATGGACATTAATGGTGGAAGAATCAGATCTCCTTGGTCAGCTGAAGGTATAGATGGGCAGATCAGCCGTATTTTGATGGTGGTATTTTTACGTGCTAGATGAGTTGGTCAAGAAGCAAAGCAAGCCTTTGGTCCAATTTGGTCCAATTGCCACTGTCTCTGTATTTTAGATCATTAAGGACTTTTATCTGCTGGGCCGTGGGGAGCTGTACCAGGTGTTCATCGACCACGCCCAGCATATGCTCAAGACCCCGCCCACTGCAGTCACAGAGCACGGTAACTGTCACATCACACGTCACATCACGTCACGTAGGCGATTACATGAACAGATACTGAAACTATCCCTAAATATCCAGCTGTCTCATTCAACACTAACATCTCTATCACCTGGACacattgtttattgtttacaCATTTAACCATCACCACTATTTCCCCTATGACCATTGGCACACAGTAGTTTTCACTATGTTACGTTATTTACAGTGTCTTGCTGCAacgttaaagcaacaccaaagaacttttccaatgcacgctatttgtttatccagcaccgactttgcaaataaagatgtccacagaaaaggtagaatatgttgcatgattttagtacaatgtattgcgacatcatgcaaatcaaatttgtagttttttatgtctcattccatcgaattacagatccgctacccgatctggcaaacttgcatggtgcgttatagccgatagagggccgcaaagcaaatgcagaagtgccgttcaccctgttacgagttgatgaaccactgaaacaattttggaaacattattttaaggtacaaaaaactctttggtgttgctttaaggtaaTTTTAGATTGCTGTCTTATGCTGGTGTGTACTATTTGCGTGTGATTATGTAATATGGTGTGTCGTGCTGTTTTTCTAGATGTGAACATGGCGTTCCAGCAGGCTGCTCATAAGGTGCTGTTGGATGATGATAACCTGTTGCCTCTGCTGCACCTCACCATCGACTACCAGGGCAAGGACAGCAAAGGTGCTGACAAAACCACCCACCTAAAAACACCTAAAACACCATGTCAGAACATTGTCTTCTCAAAGTTGCTTTCTGTTGCACAATGAATTGCAGTGGAGTGTAGTCACTTAGAGATGAAAGCAAACAAGTCGTTATGTAATGGTTCTGACATGTTTTCATATCTGAAAGCCTCCAAGGACGTGCGTTCGGTTGCTTCTCTTTGTAAAATCATTGTTGCGTCAGGGCATTAGCAACTAGAATGAAAATGAGGTGTTGGCATCTTTGCAATGAGTTATAGATGTGGAAGTCAAACTCTTTTGACTCAGTGAAAGTTGATATGCCTTTAAAGCACACTCACTCAGTTTAATGAGCTttaatatgaatgtgtgtgtgtgtgtgtgtgtgtgtgtgtgtgtgtgtatgtgtatgtatatgtctgtgtgtctgtgtgtgtctgtctctccagACACGTCCAGCACGCGTGAGGGCAACACCCCTCCCCAGGAGACGTCCCCGCGTGAAGCCCCCTCTAATGGCTGGGCGGTGCTGGGGCTGGCCTATAAGGTGCAGTGGCCACTACACATCCTCTTCACCCCAGCAGTGCTGGAGAAGTGAGTGCAGCTCGAATGCTTtacccgaacacacacacacacacacacacacacacacagcagtggctgTAGCTCGTCtcttttctcttcatctctttctgtTTACCTCGCTCTCCCTTTCCCCCTCACTCTTCTTCATCCCTTccttttttctccccctctctctctctctctctgtcctccttcatccctctctctctctccctctcctcctctctcaggtATAATGTGGTGTTCCGGTACCTGTTAAGTGTGCGTCGGGTCCAGTCAGAGCTACAGCACTGCTGGGCTCTGCAGATGCAGAGGAAACACCTGAAGTCCAACCAGACCGACGCCGTCAAATGGAGGCTCCGCAACCACATGGCTTTCCTGGTGGACAACCTGCAGTACTACCTCCAGGTGAGCTGACAACGTCACTCCACAGAGGGTTTAGCCCCCTGGATTTCAATGCTCAAGGACAGGGGTGTGGACAGACACATAATCATTCATCATAATTATAATCATCAGGACTAATCTATTTGATAGAGCTTGATTATAAGCCAAATGCCAGTCGAAGAAAGTAGTGTgctggggggcgctgtggcgcaacaggctacagcgcccgtacctgcggtcatatcccgaacccaccccatctctctctctctctcccactcacttcctgtctatctTCACTATCCTGTCAGaacaaaggcaaaaagcccaacaaatataacaaaaaaaaagaaagtagtGTGCTGAGCTCTATTATGCTATTtaatttttatgtgtgtgtgtgtgtgtgtgttgaattatCCCACTGAGTgaaagctcctctcctctcgctcCCCGTGTGCCAGGTGGATGTGCTGGAGTCTCAGTTCTCTCAGCTCCTACAGCAGATCAACTCTACCCGAGACTTTGAAAGCATCCGATTGGCCCACGACCATTTCCTCAGCAACCTCTTAGCCCAGTCCTTCATCCTGCTCAAGCCTGTGAGTCTCTCGCCCACACCCACAGAGGAGATGAGGGCAGCTTGTTTTCATCTTTGAGAGAATTGATTGATTGTTTTACTTTCATGACATGTTGTTCAGGTTCAGAGTTTGACTTTGAACTCCTCCTTTGGTTCCGTCACGGTTCCATTGGGTATAACCGAATGTTAATGATGGTCTGTGGTCACCTTCCTTCTCCTCAGGTGTTCCACTGTCTAAATGACATCCTGGACTTGTGCCATAACTTCTGTTCTCTGGTCAGCCAAAACGTTGGCCCTTTGGATGAAAGAGGAGCTGCCCAGCTTGACATTCTAGTCAAGGTCAGACATTTTGAATTATCCTCTTAACTCTTAGTAAATTCTTAGAGCTACAGTGCATAGACTATTTAATATCTTTAACTACTGTCTGCAGCTAATGTTTTAGAATCATGCAGGTCATTTGAATTTTTTGTCGTGACAAATAATGTATTACCAACTGACTAAATTCTTATAATAATATCAGATATTCTAAGTACATGTACtaataaagtgaaatatttggtgtctgtctgtcttgtgcAGGGCTTCAGCCGTCAGTCCTTCCTGCTCTTTAAGATCTTATCCACAGTGAGGAACCACCAGATCAACTCTGATCTGGCCCAACTGCTCCTACGACTCGACTACAACAAATATTACACCCAGTCAGGAGGCACGCTGGGCAGGTGAGCCTCAACGTGCCGCACATGGCTTACAGTAACCAGCCTAGAATGCCATCTGTAGTGATATAGGCAACGGCATCATGGGTGAAGCATATTAAGGCAACGGCATCATGGGTGAAGCAGAAGGATTATGGAACACTGACAACATTTCTTCAAAATGGGCAGctgaattttttttaaattacaatcAGCTGAGGTATAACCTGCCACAGAATTTATTCGGTAATTGATCATGGTGACAAAGCTTCATTAAGAACTAATTACTCTTCTTTGTTCTATACACAGTCTGTGATTGGAAAGCAGCGATAAGAAACCTGGTCGTCAAGCTGCAGTTACTCAAATTCCTGAAGAGGTGTACTTTGGTTGTCATGGTGCTGCTGCCTTTCAGTGTGCAGAAACAAAGACTCCGTCCCTCCGATCCATAGCTGTTGGTGTTCAGTACTAGAACCTCACTCTTGAGGCAGGATAAAACATTTCCATTTTCTCCAAGTTGTATGAATTGTaaatatatacaaaaaaatTGTCTTGTTTTGTTGCGTGAAAATGTACTAATCAATAAAAACACCAAAAAAGGTAAAAATGAAACAGATCACAATTTATTACGGCATAAAAACAGACAGGTTAAAACTATGTACATGAGACATGCTCCACCGCTAACACCTCAGTGCATGCTCACAAGAAGGTTCTCAGAACATGAGGGCGTATCTGGGATCAGGCCTCTATGACCCGACCCCATCACAATGCACTACGGATGAAAATACATGAACTGATCCTAGGCCAGCAGGGCTGTGGCCTCTCCAAGACACTGTTGAACACATTCGAAAGAGCAGCTGATGTTGAGTtaagggggagtggggggggggaggggtttaCAGTAGTTCAGAAGTTCATAGGTCGTAGTCATGGCGATACTGGGGATCACTGGCGTAGTCCTGGCGTTCTCCAACAATCAGGCTCTGGACAAGCCACTCCAGGGAGACCACTGGCAAGGAGCGGGAGCTCGCACGCTTCACCACCGCAGAGGGGCAGGACCGCTCAGTCACCATCACATCAAACGTGTCGGCTGGaatgtctacacacacagacagacagacacagacaacattACGGCTTTGACAGAGGTTTCTGAACAAGTTCATTACAGTCCCAAAAATAGAAGTCGAGAAGCCAATGGGAAGTATACGCTCTAAAACCAAAGGGGTACAACAAACCTTTCTATGATGaatgtgtttaaaaaaaatttggactTAACATTTGCCGGTCATTTAAATATCAAATTAGGAGCTCTATTTTATAAGACTAATAAAGTGAGGTGGAGTCCTGTACCGGTGTCCTCTCCTTTCTGCTGCTTCACGCTACTCGCTCCACTCAGCTTCAGCAACTCCCCCCACAGGTCTGCCGAGCCCGCGAACACCAGCAGGACCCTCAGGCTCTTAAACGGGCTGCAGCGTGGATGCCTGTCCAAAATTAGACATGATTTTTACACCTCATATCACAAAGTACTGTAACCTTCCTATAACACTGGTAACATAGCTAAAATATAGATGACAAGTTCAAATGTGTAATAATTCATCATCTTAGACAAGTATTTAAAATGATAAAACAAGGTGGTGAAAGATTTTATACATTAAAGGATTCTATATAATATTCATTTCATTATTTAATTCATTATGAATATCATTTTACAGCCGTCACTGACAGGGTGGCACTGCCATCCTCACCACTCTACGACGCGCTGGCTGGGTCCCATGCCAGCGGGCAGCAGGTAGTTCCTGTAGTTGAGCAG
The Alosa sapidissima isolate fAloSap1 chromosome 14, fAloSap1.pri, whole genome shotgun sequence DNA segment above includes these coding regions:
- the tubgcp4 gene encoding gamma-tubulin complex component 4, which produces MIHELLLALSGYPGTIFTWNKRTGLQVSQELPFLHPSEISVLNRLCKLGSDYVRFTEFIEQHTGHVHQQEHHASQPNPTGLHGIYLRAFCTGLDSMLQPYRQALLDLEQEFLGDPHLSISHVNYMLDQFQLLFPSVMVVVETIKSQKIHGCQILEMVYKHSCGGLPPVRMALEKILAVCHGVMYKQLAAWMLHGLLLDQSEEFFVKQGPSAGGGAGNQDEEDEDLGIGGLSGKQLRELQDLRLIEEENMLAPSLQQFSLRVEMLPSYIPIRVAEKILFVGESVQMFEKNNQSPSRAGSILKHQEDIFAADLHKLKQQPLFSLVDFENLIDRIRSTVAEHLWTLMVEESDLLGQLKIIKDFYLLGRGELYQVFIDHAQHMLKTPPTAVTEHDVNMAFQQAAHKVLLDDDNLLPLLHLTIDYQGKDSKDTSSTREGNTPPQETSPREAPSNGWAVLGLAYKVQWPLHILFTPAVLEKYNVVFRYLLSVRRVQSELQHCWALQMQRKHLKSNQTDAVKWRLRNHMAFLVDNLQYYLQVDVLESQFSQLLQQINSTRDFESIRLAHDHFLSNLLAQSFILLKPVFHCLNDILDLCHNFCSLVSQNVGPLDERGAAQLDILVKGFSRQSFLLFKILSTVRNHQINSDLAQLLLRLDYNKYYTQSGGTLGSL